CGGCCGTCAGAGTGCGCCGCGAAAGCTGCGGTCCGTCAACGCCGGGATACCCCCGCGTCCATCAGCAGCGTCTTGGGCTCCAGATAGGCGTTCACTCCCCATCGCCCCATCTCGCGCCCGAGCCCCGAGTGCTTGAAGCCGCCGAACGGCGCGCGCGGCTCATGGGACAGCGTGTTGACGAGGACCCGGCCCGCATCGATCTGCCGCGCCACCCGTTCGCAGCGCGCGGAGTCCTTGCCGAGGACGAGGGCGCTCAGTCCGTAGCGCGTGTCGTTGGCGATGGCAATGGCGTCGGCCTCGTCTTCATAGGGGATCACGGTCAGCACGGGGCCGAAGATTTCCTCGCGTGCAATGCGCATCTGGTTGGTTGCGCCGGTGAAGATCGTCGGCTTCACGAACCAGCCTCTGTGCAGTCCCTCGGGCCGCCCTTCACCGCCGGCGAGCAGCTTCGCGCCTTCGGCTTGGCCAAGGCGGATGTAGCTCTGCACGCGCTCCCATTGCTTTGCGCTCACCATGGGGCCGATGTCGGTGTCGGCTTTGCTCGGGTCGCCCGACTTGATGTGCGACACCGCTTCCCTTGCGATCTGCTCGAACTCGGCCAGCCGCGCCCGCGGCACGAGAATGCGCGTCCCCGCGATGCAGGCTTGTCCGCTGTTGGCGAAGCCTGCCTGGAGCACGAGAGGCATGACGCCCGCGAAGTCGGCGTCCTCCAGCACCACCGTGGGCGACTTGCCGCCCAATTCCAGCGTCACGCGCTTCATCGTGGCCGCACCGGCGGTCACTAAATGCTCGCCGACGGCGGACGATCCGGTGAACGATATCTTGGCAATGTCGGGATGGCGTGCGATTTCCTCGCCGACGACATCGCCACGGCCATTGACGATGTTGAACACGCCGGGAGGCAGGCCGGCGTCATGCAGCGCCTCGGCAATGACCTGCGTTTGCAGCGCGCTCATCTCGCTGGGCTTGATGACGACGGTGCAGCCTGCCGCAAGCGCCGTGGCGAGCTTGTTGCAGATGAAGCCCGCATTGCTGTTCCAGGGAGTGATCAGGCCAGCGACGCCCACGGGCGTCTGGATCACCCGCGCAGTTCCCGCCTGCTCCTCGAACGCGAAGGATTCCAGCACTTCGACGGCCTGCTCGATGACGGCGGCCGGATAGGTCGCCATCCAGCGCCCGCGCACCGAAGGCGCGCCGTATTCCTCCAGGATGGCTTCCATCAACCGGTCTTCGCGTGCGACGACGGCCCGGTGCATGCGCTTGAGCGCCGCCACGCGTTCCTCGCGCGTGGTGCGCGACCAGGCGGGGAACGCGGCCTTGGCAGCCGCGATTGCGCGCCTTGCATCGTGCGCATTGCCAAGCAGCACCCGGCCGATGACTTCCTCGGTGCTCGGATTGTGAAGATCGAACCATTCCTGGCCGTGCGGTGCGACGAATTCGCCGTCGATGTAGATGCGTTCAATGCGGTGCATGGTGACTCCTTGGAAATGACTCGCGGCCTTCGGCGCCGGGGAAGGAACGGGGGCCCGAATCCGCGGTGACATGGAAGTCTAGGAATGGTTTATTGTTCTGATAAGCCGCCTTTTCGTGGATGGCATATCCGGATAATCAGGACAATTCATGCATCGCACAGGAATGACCGAGCTCGAAGTGGTGCTGGCCGTGGCACGCCGCAACAGCTTTCGCGCGGCGGCGCTGGAACTCGGCATGTCGACCACTGCAGTGAGCAGCGCCGTGGCCGGGCTGGAAGCGCGGCTGAAGGTGCGCCTTTTCAACCGTTCTACGCGCAGCGTGGCACTCACCGATGCCGGCCAGCGCTATGTGGAGCGCATCGCGCCGGCGCTTGCCGAGATCCGCAGCGCGGGTGAAGAGGCCGGCACCGGCTCGGGCGTTCCCAGCGGCACGCTGCGGATCAATGCGCCGCAAGGGGCCGCTTTTCTGCTGCTGGAGCCTCTCTTCAGCACGTACGCGCAACGCTATCCGCAGGTGCGGATCGACATCTTGAGCGAGTCGCGCATGGTCGACATCGTGGCCGGTGGCTTCGATGCGGGCATCCGCCTGGCCGAGTCCGTGCCGCAGGACATGATCGCGGTCGCGCTCTCGCGCGACATACGCATGCTCGTGGTGGCAACGCCGGCGTACCTGGCGCGCCACGGAACACCCAGGCATCCGCGCGACCTGCTCAAGCACCAGAGCATCGGCATGCGCATGTCGCACGGCGGCATTTATCACTGGGAGCTGGAGCGAAACGGCCAGAAGCTGCAGATGGACCTGCCCGTGCGCCTGGCGCTCAACGAGATGCCAGCCATCAAGCAGGCGGTGCTGCTCGGCCTGGGCATCGGCTTCATCTCCGAATGGTTCATCGAGGAAGAACTCGCGTCCGGCGCGCTGAAGCCTCTGCTGGTTCCGTGGTGCCTGCCTTTCGGTGGCCTGAGGCTCTACTACCCAGGCCGTCGCTTCGTGCCCGCGCGGCTGCGGGCGCTCATCGACCTGATCCATGAGCTGCGCCTGGCCGCGAACTGAAGGTCGCCACTGCCAGCAAGCCGC
Above is a window of Variovorax sp. PMC12 DNA encoding:
- a CDS encoding aldehyde dehydrogenase family protein, producing MHRIERIYIDGEFVAPHGQEWFDLHNPSTEEVIGRVLLGNAHDARRAIAAAKAAFPAWSRTTREERVAALKRMHRAVVAREDRLMEAILEEYGAPSVRGRWMATYPAAVIEQAVEVLESFAFEEQAGTARVIQTPVGVAGLITPWNSNAGFICNKLATALAAGCTVVIKPSEMSALQTQVIAEALHDAGLPPGVFNIVNGRGDVVGEEIARHPDIAKISFTGSSAVGEHLVTAGAATMKRVTLELGGKSPTVVLEDADFAGVMPLVLQAGFANSGQACIAGTRILVPRARLAEFEQIAREAVSHIKSGDPSKADTDIGPMVSAKQWERVQSYIRLGQAEGAKLLAGGEGRPEGLHRGWFVKPTIFTGATNQMRIAREEIFGPVLTVIPYEDEADAIAIANDTRYGLSALVLGKDSARCERVARQIDAGRVLVNTLSHEPRAPFGGFKHSGLGREMGRWGVNAYLEPKTLLMDAGVSRR
- a CDS encoding LysR family transcriptional regulator — its product is MHRTGMTELEVVLAVARRNSFRAAALELGMSTTAVSSAVAGLEARLKVRLFNRSTRSVALTDAGQRYVERIAPALAEIRSAGEEAGTGSGVPSGTLRINAPQGAAFLLLEPLFSTYAQRYPQVRIDILSESRMVDIVAGGFDAGIRLAESVPQDMIAVALSRDIRMLVVATPAYLARHGTPRHPRDLLKHQSIGMRMSHGGIYHWELERNGQKLQMDLPVRLALNEMPAIKQAVLLGLGIGFISEWFIEEELASGALKPLLVPWCLPFGGLRLYYPGRRFVPARLRALIDLIHELRLAAN